In bacterium, a single genomic region encodes these proteins:
- a CDS encoding glycosyltransferase produces the protein MFTLLEQYRDIVGSDVIDHLRQLATPLAGKTVIHVNSTRYGGGVAEILYRLVPLMQNLEMDASWEVINGTPEFYQCTKSFHNALQGKSIKVPDHLLRAYEEVNRQNAELLRAKLEAADIVFIHDPQPAPLLKYCANRKGKWIWRCHIDVSRPYRPVWNYLRQFVAPFDASVWSLATFAQPLPHVQYLIAPSIDPLAEKNMPLDQEEVSSICTRFGIDCSRPMVVQVSRFDVFKDPLGVIDAYKLAKLSVPGLQLVLAGSGASDDPEGEVVLKDVLDAAKGDEDIHVLLLPPDTHRTINALQRAADVVMQKSVREGFGLTVTEALWKGKPVIGGNTGGIRLQVIDHHTGFLVRTPQGAALRLRYLLDNRDRLRAMGEKGRRFVQENFLLTRQLSEYLTMMVAVIHNFEERIELG, from the coding sequence ATGTTTACGTTGCTCGAACAATACCGCGACATTGTGGGCTCGGATGTGATTGACCATCTGCGCCAGCTCGCCACGCCGCTGGCCGGTAAGACTGTGATCCATGTCAACTCCACGCGCTATGGCGGTGGCGTCGCCGAGATTCTCTACCGCCTTGTGCCGCTGATGCAGAATCTGGAGATGGATGCCAGTTGGGAAGTGATCAACGGCACGCCGGAATTCTACCAGTGCACCAAGTCCTTTCACAACGCGCTGCAAGGCAAGAGCATCAAGGTGCCCGATCATTTGCTGCGCGCCTATGAAGAGGTAAACCGGCAAAACGCGGAGCTGCTGCGCGCCAAGCTCGAAGCGGCGGACATCGTCTTCATTCATGACCCGCAGCCGGCGCCGCTCTTGAAATACTGCGCCAATCGCAAAGGCAAATGGATCTGGCGCTGCCACATCGACGTCAGCCGTCCCTACCGCCCGGTGTGGAACTATCTACGGCAGTTCGTGGCGCCCTTCGATGCCAGCGTCTGGTCGCTGGCCACCTTTGCCCAGCCGCTGCCGCATGTGCAATATCTGATTGCGCCCAGTATCGATCCCCTCGCCGAAAAGAACATGCCGCTCGATCAGGAGGAGGTCTCCTCCATCTGCACCCGGTTCGGCATAGACTGCTCGCGGCCGATGGTGGTGCAGGTTTCGCGGTTCGATGTCTTCAAGGATCCCTTGGGTGTGATTGACGCCTACAAGCTGGCAAAGCTCTCCGTACCCGGGTTGCAATTGGTGCTGGCCGGAAGCGGCGCGTCGGATGATCCGGAAGGGGAGGTAGTCTTGAAGGACGTGCTGGACGCGGCCAAGGGCGATGAGGATATCCACGTGTTGCTGCTGCCGCCCGACACTCACCGTACCATCAACGCCTTGCAGCGCGCGGCGGATGTGGTGATGCAGAAATCCGTGCGCGAAGGCTTCGGTCTCACCGTCACCGAGGCCTTGTGGAAAGGCAAGCCGGTGATCGGCGGCAACACGGGCGGCATCCGCCTGCAGGTGATCGACCATCACACCGGCTTTCTGGTGCGCACCCCGCAGGGCGCGGCATTGCGGCTGCGCTATCTGCTGGACAATCGCGACCGGCTGCGCGCCATGGGAGAAAAGGGCCGCCGCTTCGTGCAGGAGAACTTCCTGCTCACCCGCCAGCTCAGTGAATATCTGACCATGATGGTGGCGGTGATTCACAATTTCGAAGAGCGGATCGAACTCGGATGA
- the otsB gene encoding trehalose-phosphatase: MMLRNSSAADGPWTVVDGVPDFWTQVRAAPHRLLGLDYDGTLAPFHVIREAAVPVPGVKETLLAIRDETDTTVILLTGRPAKQVQALLGAEVKIPIIGSHGSEVLNADGSVRLLPPEMRQQDGLRRAWKSAVEAGYGSRLEKKLASIALHTREAPDAAEIETTVEERWWPLTFDHNLEILRFNGGIELRARGRNKGIAFAAHFAAMPSGTLPVYLGDDATDEDVFQTIRLRGIGIKVGDGISPTAAAGRLSGPPAVLDLLKNWRRALAPSDTST, translated from the coding sequence ATGATGCTTCGGAATTCCTCCGCTGCTGACGGTCCGTGGACTGTGGTCGATGGTGTTCCGGATTTCTGGACACAGGTACGCGCCGCGCCGCATCGCCTGCTGGGTCTCGACTATGACGGCACACTGGCGCCGTTTCACGTGATCCGTGAGGCCGCCGTGCCTGTGCCGGGAGTCAAGGAGACATTGCTTGCCATCCGCGATGAAACCGACACCACGGTAATCCTGCTCACGGGCCGGCCCGCCAAGCAGGTGCAGGCTCTGCTGGGCGCGGAGGTGAAGATTCCGATCATCGGCTCCCACGGCTCGGAAGTTTTGAATGCCGACGGTTCGGTGCGCCTGCTGCCGCCGGAAATGCGCCAGCAGGACGGCCTCCGGCGCGCGTGGAAATCCGCCGTGGAAGCAGGCTACGGTAGCCGTCTCGAAAAAAAACTCGCCAGCATTGCCTTGCACACGCGCGAGGCTCCCGATGCGGCAGAGATCGAGACCACGGTGGAGGAGCGCTGGTGGCCGCTGACCTTCGATCATAATCTGGAAATTCTGCGCTTCAACGGCGGCATTGAACTGCGGGCCCGTGGCCGCAACAAGGGCATTGCCTTTGCTGCGCACTTTGCCGCCATGCCATCCGGCACACTGCCCGTCTATCTGGGCGATGATGCCACCGATGAAGATGTCTTTCAGACGATCCGCTTGCGGGGCATCGGCATCAAGGTCGGTGATGGAATATCGCCCACCGCTGCGGCCGGGCGGCTGTCCGGTCCTCCCGCCGTGCTGGATCTTCTGAAGAACTGGCGGCGCGCGCTGGCACCGTCCGATACATCAACCTAA
- a CDS encoding trehalose-6-phosphate synthase — MPREIKRLVVVSNRLPVVLQKDEQDNWQVIPGSGGLVTALSPVLRNRGGLWIGWPGVDTDGSAEIAAVMLENDRRSGYRLLPVDLNPTEIEKYYNGFSNEVLWPLFHDMVSLCRFEPEYWPVYKDVNRKFADAIAAYTNPEDYIWVHDYHLLLIASTLKQMNVNRRTGFFLHIPFPPLDGFIKLPWRGDVLHAMLEYDLLGFQTMRDLRNFLECVRLLMPKSRTRGSGAVITLHTPERELRVGAFPISIDFNDFVRRAGQPETQREVERIEGLMPQTKVILGLDRLDYSKGIPLRIRAFGEALATYPELRGNVALFQVVVPSRLDGERYQQLKKEIDRLIGEINGKYSEAGWTPVHYLFRSLTDRELLALYRRSDIALITPLKDGMNLVSKEYCACSLDDNGVLILSEFAGAAAQMRQDALLVNPFDIQGVAAAIHRAFHMDAAERKVHMRRLRRGIQRSNIFHWVDNFLRAAIARTIKDFPRLEDYVPALDTATMQKEVA; from the coding sequence ATGCCCCGTGAGATCAAGCGGCTGGTCGTCGTCTCGAACCGCCTGCCGGTAGTCCTCCAGAAAGATGAGCAGGACAACTGGCAGGTGATTCCCGGCTCGGGCGGCCTTGTCACCGCGCTCAGTCCCGTGCTGCGCAATCGCGGCGGCCTGTGGATCGGCTGGCCCGGTGTGGACACGGACGGCTCGGCTGAAATCGCGGCCGTAATGCTGGAGAATGACCGCCGCTCCGGTTATCGATTGCTGCCGGTGGATTTGAATCCCACGGAGATCGAAAAGTATTACAACGGCTTCTCCAATGAAGTGCTCTGGCCGCTGTTCCATGACATGGTATCGCTCTGCCGCTTTGAACCCGAGTATTGGCCGGTCTACAAAGACGTCAACCGCAAATTCGCCGATGCCATTGCCGCGTACACCAATCCCGAGGATTACATCTGGGTGCACGACTACCATCTGCTGCTCATCGCCTCCACCCTCAAGCAGATGAACGTCAACCGCCGCACGGGTTTCTTTCTGCACATTCCCTTTCCGCCGCTCGACGGTTTCATCAAGCTGCCGTGGCGCGGCGATGTGCTGCACGCCATGCTGGAGTATGATCTGCTGGGCTTTCAGACCATGCGCGACCTGCGTAATTTTCTCGAGTGTGTGCGGCTGCTGATGCCCAAGTCCCGCACCAGGGGCAGCGGCGCGGTGATCACGCTGCACACTCCCGAACGCGAGTTGCGCGTGGGCGCGTTTCCCATCAGCATCGACTTCAACGACTTTGTGCGCCGCGCCGGACAGCCGGAAACCCAGCGCGAAGTCGAGCGTATCGAAGGCCTGATGCCGCAGACCAAGGTCATTCTTGGCCTTGACCGCCTCGACTATTCCAAGGGCATTCCGCTGCGGATTCGCGCCTTCGGTGAAGCTCTGGCCACCTATCCCGAACTGCGCGGCAACGTGGCGCTGTTTCAGGTGGTGGTGCCCTCGCGGCTCGACGGCGAACGCTATCAGCAGCTCAAAAAAGAGATTGACCGCCTGATCGGTGAAATCAACGGCAAATACTCCGAAGCGGGCTGGACTCCCGTGCATTACCTGTTCCGTTCGCTGACCGACCGCGAACTGCTGGCGCTCTATCGCCGCAGTGATATTGCCCTGATTACTCCGCTGAAGGACGGCATGAACCTCGTCTCCAAGGAGTACTGCGCGTGCAGTCTGGATGACAACGGCGTGCTGATTCTAAGTGAGTTTGCCGGGGCCGCGGCGCAGATGAGGCAGGATGCGCTGCTGGTGAACCCGTTCGATATTCAGGGCGTGGCCGCGGCCATTCACCGCGCGTTTCACATGGACGCCGCCGAGCGCAAGGTGCACATGCGCCGCCTGCGTCGCGGCATTCAGCGCAGCAATATCTTCCATTGGGTCGACAACTTCCTCCGTGCCGCCATTGCCCGCACCATCAAAGACTTCCCCCGTCTCGAAGACTACGTCCCCGCCTTAGACACCGCCACCATGCAAAAGGAAGTGGCATAG
- a CDS encoding cytochrome c3 family protein — MRKLLVCVSVLAVSLLAVGRTYVGSQTCNTCHSTVHADWVNHGHAHMVNPVTGGAPPTYPFPEVMHLPANPPDAIPWNQLSFVLGGFWNKALFFDSAGYEISSGSIGNQPAQWNIRTMQMVYVDSLTTTRRPYQFFCMNCHTTGAVAADSADVAHHWQNRPGVWGNWAEPGIGCEACHGPGSAHVATQNPDSLDRAPLTACQRCHTRGDSLHRPRQDGAGWLANNQQYDELSHSPMSFLDCTQCHNPHKSVVYDQGGVTPGATCSNCHTSNYQVQFHDTFECQDCHMAEWDRSGQTFNPYQADVRDHFFSINVTAQPRESSFVNIGGTMFVRLDDEGHGAIPLDVACLKCHVDSSLQWASAFATNIHVAHPASISARLISTVPGVFALGPCYPNPFNPTTTVPFVLSTAGHARLAVYNVLGQEVAVLVNEHLVRGSYAVAFDARGLAGGIYLARLTAGERVQTGKLLLLK, encoded by the coding sequence ATGCGGAAGCTTCTGGTTTGTGTATCAGTGTTGGCCGTCAGCCTGCTGGCGGTGGGGCGGACGTATGTCGGCTCCCAGACCTGCAATACATGCCATTCCACGGTTCATGCGGATTGGGTGAATCACGGACATGCGCATATGGTAAATCCGGTGACGGGCGGCGCACCGCCGACCTACCCGTTTCCCGAGGTGATGCACTTGCCGGCCAATCCGCCGGACGCCATCCCATGGAATCAGTTGTCCTTTGTGCTCGGCGGCTTTTGGAACAAGGCCCTGTTCTTCGATTCGGCGGGCTACGAAATCTCCTCCGGCTCCATCGGCAATCAGCCGGCGCAGTGGAATATCCGCACGATGCAGATGGTGTATGTCGATTCCTTGACGACGACCCGCCGTCCCTATCAGTTCTTCTGCATGAACTGTCATACCACGGGCGCGGTGGCGGCGGATTCGGCCGACGTGGCGCATCACTGGCAGAACCGGCCCGGAGTGTGGGGCAACTGGGCGGAGCCGGGAATCGGCTGTGAAGCCTGTCATGGTCCCGGCAGCGCGCACGTGGCCACGCAGAATCCCGATTCCCTGGACCGCGCGCCGTTGACGGCCTGTCAAAGATGCCACACGCGCGGCGATTCCTTGCACCGTCCGCGGCAGGACGGCGCGGGATGGCTGGCGAACAATCAGCAGTATGACGAGTTGTCGCACTCGCCGATGTCCTTTTTGGACTGTACGCAGTGCCACAACCCGCACAAGAGTGTAGTGTATGACCAGGGCGGTGTGACGCCGGGGGCAACCTGCAGCAACTGCCACACCTCCAACTATCAGGTGCAGTTTCACGATACCTTCGAATGCCAGGACTGCCACATGGCGGAGTGGGACCGTTCGGGGCAGACGTTCAATCCGTATCAGGCGGACGTGCGCGATCACTTCTTCTCGATTAATGTGACAGCGCAGCCGCGGGAATCCAGCTTTGTGAACATCGGCGGGACCATGTTTGTGCGGCTGGACGATGAAGGGCACGGCGCGATTCCCCTCGACGTGGCCTGCTTGAAGTGCCACGTGGATTCTTCGTTGCAGTGGGCGTCGGCCTTTGCCACGAATATTCATGTTGCCCATCCGGCCTCGATTTCAGCGCGGTTGATCAGCACCGTGCCCGGGGTCTTTGCGCTTGGCCCGTGTTATCCGAATCCTTTCAACCCGACGACGACGGTTCCCTTTGTGCTGTCAACAGCCGGCCACGCACGGCTTGCCGTGTACAATGTACTGGGGCAGGAAGTGGCGGTGCTGGTCAATGAGCATCTCGTACGCGGCAGCTACGCGGTGGCTTTCGATGCGAGGGGTCTTGCCGGCGGGATCTACCTTGCACGCTTGACTGCGGGCGAGCGCGTGCAGACAGGAAAGCTCCTGTTGCTGAAGTAA
- a CDS encoding multiheme c-type cytochrome → MKQSKIMLQILLAAILLTAAIFAGCKGDQGPAGPAGANASMAPRITAVVAMPDSVGPGVTSQVLVSAYDPNGDSLAYEWTATAGTFSNPNAAATMWTAPADRGVVLLRVAVTAGGQTVRDSTAVGVSTSRPTVFPNYLGSNATSCGHCHSATAAQWAATPHAGAYDSLGTSNTNPYCLQCHTTGFDDKYDHNGNLTTHGQNSGGYDDNPRAELQGVQCESCHGAMGPDPAGHSPQLTNVISGEKCSQCHTQQTEIDSSGHGTVIARSGGVGPFLTEWGGASCNPCHVSEGFIKSKDADWTTANLAMANQINCTTCHDPHNKTNDAQLRSVADVTQAYGGEDNPAGRTITGMGKGQLCAQCHHARRNQANIQGQIASGSAHPGPHESPQGDMINGYGDWELTGTVERTNQHTTSMLPDMCVDCHMYTIARGQPGGPNFGHRFAPDIRKCQTCHPGATDFDIGGTQTEVTVLMDSLKALLPHDGSGNVMAAMDTVNWSAPQRAAGYTYFFVNADGSKGVHNRSYALSILRNAVASLQSNPN, encoded by the coding sequence ATGAAACAATCAAAAATCATGCTGCAGATCCTGCTCGCAGCGATCCTGTTGACTGCGGCGATCTTCGCCGGCTGTAAAGGCGACCAGGGCCCGGCGGGTCCGGCTGGCGCGAATGCTTCCATGGCCCCGCGGATTACGGCGGTGGTTGCCATGCCTGACTCTGTGGGTCCTGGCGTGACGAGCCAGGTACTGGTCTCGGCGTATGACCCGAACGGCGACAGCCTCGCCTATGAGTGGACGGCCACGGCTGGAACCTTCAGCAACCCGAATGCGGCGGCCACGATGTGGACGGCTCCGGCGGACCGCGGCGTTGTTCTGCTGCGCGTGGCGGTGACGGCGGGCGGCCAGACGGTGCGCGACAGCACGGCGGTGGGTGTGAGCACCTCGCGCCCGACCGTGTTCCCCAACTATCTGGGCAGCAATGCCACCTCCTGCGGCCATTGCCACTCGGCAACGGCAGCGCAGTGGGCAGCGACTCCCCATGCCGGCGCGTATGACTCGCTGGGCACGTCGAACACCAATCCTTACTGTCTGCAGTGCCACACGACGGGTTTCGACGACAAGTATGACCACAACGGCAACCTGACCACGCATGGCCAGAACAGCGGTGGTTATGACGACAATCCGCGCGCCGAACTTCAGGGCGTGCAGTGCGAGTCCTGCCACGGTGCGATGGGTCCGGATCCGGCCGGCCATTCTCCGCAGCTCACGAACGTGATCAGCGGTGAGAAGTGCAGCCAGTGCCATACTCAGCAGACCGAAATTGACTCTTCAGGTCACGGCACAGTGATCGCCCGCTCAGGCGGCGTCGGTCCCTTCCTGACCGAATGGGGTGGCGCTTCCTGCAATCCCTGCCACGTGTCGGAAGGCTTTATCAAGAGCAAGGACGCGGACTGGACGACGGCGAATCTGGCGATGGCGAATCAGATCAACTGCACCACCTGCCACGATCCGCACAATAAGACCAACGACGCGCAGCTTCGCAGCGTGGCGGACGTGACGCAGGCGTACGGCGGCGAAGACAATCCCGCCGGCCGCACCATCACCGGTATGGGCAAGGGCCAGCTTTGCGCACAGTGCCACCATGCCCGCCGTAATCAGGCGAACATTCAGGGACAGATTGCCTCCGGCAGCGCCCACCCAGGCCCGCACGAGAGCCCGCAAGGCGACATGATCAATGGCTATGGCGACTGGGAACTAACGGGCACCGTGGAGCGCACCAACCAGCACACTACCTCGATGCTGCCGGACATGTGCGTTGATTGCCACATGTACACCATCGCGCGTGGCCAGCCGGGCGGACCGAACTTCGGTCACCGCTTCGCGCCGGATATCCGCAAGTGCCAGACGTGCCATCCGGGAGCCACCGACTTTGACATCGGCGGCACGCAGACGGAAGTCACGGTGCTGATGGATTCGCTGAAGGCGTTGCTGCCGCATGACGGCAGTGGCAACGTGATGGCGGCGATGGATACGGTCAACTGGAGCGCCCCGCAGCGTGCCGCAGGCTACACGTACTTCTTCGTGAACGCCGACGGCAGCAAGGGTGTCCACAATCGCAGCTACGCGCTTTCGATTCTGCGCAATGCGGTTGCCTCGCTGCAGAGCAATCCCAACTAA
- a CDS encoding porin family protein: MKKLPISVLLLAGLFAFHSNSYALLRLGVKAGVNFSSITVSNPAPNTVSVTYKRTPGVMLGASAEVAVAPALSIRTELLFVDRSTKFDAKNSNGTVTASGTLRLNETSLAPFLVIRYPTPGGVIPFLQVGPEFGLRTFLSKKNGGIGETVDQAWKKSNFSMNAGAGIILPVGPAMDLTLDGRYNFSLINLHSGGSTKTHTNGIQFLAGWNFLKI; the protein is encoded by the coding sequence ATGAAGAAGCTTCCGATATCCGTACTGCTGCTGGCCGGTCTGTTCGCCTTTCATTCCAACAGCTACGCCTTGCTGCGGCTGGGAGTGAAGGCGGGCGTCAACTTCTCCAGCATCACGGTATCCAATCCCGCGCCGAACACCGTGTCTGTCACGTATAAGCGTACCCCCGGAGTGATGCTTGGGGCATCCGCCGAAGTGGCCGTGGCTCCGGCGCTCAGTATTCGCACCGAGTTGCTGTTTGTCGACCGCAGCACCAAGTTCGACGCCAAGAACAGCAATGGCACGGTCACCGCCAGCGGCACACTGCGGCTCAACGAAACCTCCCTGGCCCCCTTCCTCGTGATTCGCTATCCGACTCCGGGCGGAGTCATTCCGTTTTTGCAGGTAGGCCCCGAGTTCGGTCTGCGCACGTTCCTCAGCAAAAAGAACGGCGGCATCGGCGAAACCGTGGACCAAGCCTGGAAGAAAAGCAACTTCAGCATGAATGCCGGCGCGGGAATTATTCTGCCCGTTGGCCCCGCGATGGATCTGACGCTGGATGGCCGCTACAATTTCAGCCTGATCAACCTGCATAGCGGCGGCTCGACCAAAACCCACACCAACGGTATTCAATTCCTGGCCGGCTGGAATTTCCTGAAGATCTAA
- a CDS encoding T9SS type A sorting domain-containing protein: protein MIRMLAVLLLAGTAWAVTRHVPADYATIQSALNAVQNGDTVLVALGTYAEALQCPGRSFVLKGDAIPDTGDYPRPVIDPTSLTNPRGRTCLTLPTLTTPLSITVEDLSFHNGAAMYPHDPGSNGGISGGCPGVMLRRCILDSTAGGYVAGWRSISMERCEFRTIQGACVYSTESHFALHATDCVFHGRALFNIHVGDSSTFLRCRFLGNRDGSLCMVTGRGIRIEDCIFGPSEANEQSFDPALWLGVTSGLVQNNVFEGLYLGHEVITLDCACDDTSVVTLRNNRVVNNIVNAQGTFGVYLVNDNGGNGRCRAVIEDNVFENNFAPASGGFVGLYLREDCAVRGNRFRHLDRERNATVTLAPVIAGESLDDYALHGNRFDSTGYAVQIDRSTDTLDARWNWWGDSTGPYHAAANPQGLGDTITGFVKFAPWCEDTVMCEEPSAITLRAAAPPSAFRLSAYPNPFNSTTVLQLEVPQAEIVRVELFDLLGRRVKELWAGLVADQKEITVDGRALASGVYFVRATDTIWNRPLVSAKIVLLK, encoded by the coding sequence ATGATACGCATGCTTGCGGTGTTGTTGCTGGCGGGCACGGCGTGGGCCGTGACACGGCACGTGCCCGCTGACTATGCAACGATTCAGAGTGCGCTGAATGCGGTTCAGAATGGCGACACGGTGCTTGTGGCGCTGGGGACGTACGCAGAGGCACTTCAATGTCCGGGGCGTAGTTTCGTTCTGAAGGGCGACGCCATTCCCGATACGGGCGATTATCCGCGTCCGGTGATAGATCCCACATCACTCACGAATCCTCGCGGACGCACTTGCCTGACTCTTCCGACGCTTACCACTCCGTTGAGCATTACGGTCGAGGACCTGAGCTTTCACAATGGCGCCGCCATGTATCCGCACGATCCGGGATCCAACGGCGGAATTTCGGGGGGATGTCCGGGCGTCATGCTGCGTCGTTGCATCCTTGATTCCACGGCGGGCGGTTACGTGGCAGGATGGCGGTCCATCAGCATGGAGCGGTGTGAGTTTCGTACGATTCAGGGCGCGTGCGTCTACAGCACGGAGAGCCACTTTGCCTTACACGCCACGGATTGCGTATTCCACGGTCGCGCTTTGTTCAATATCCATGTCGGGGACAGCAGTACCTTTTTGCGCTGCCGTTTTCTCGGCAACCGCGACGGCTCGCTGTGCATGGTCACAGGGCGCGGCATCCGCATTGAGGACTGTATTTTTGGTCCGTCCGAAGCCAACGAGCAGTCGTTCGATCCCGCGCTGTGGTTGGGGGTGACCTCCGGACTTGTACAAAATAATGTATTCGAAGGTCTGTATCTGGGACACGAAGTCATTACTCTCGATTGTGCCTGCGACGATACGTCTGTCGTCACCCTCCGCAATAATCGCGTGGTGAACAACATCGTGAACGCGCAGGGCACGTTCGGAGTGTACCTCGTCAACGATAACGGTGGCAATGGAAGGTGCCGAGCAGTGATCGAAGATAATGTGTTCGAAAACAACTTTGCCCCTGCATCGGGCGGCTTCGTTGGCTTGTATCTTCGGGAGGATTGCGCTGTCCGAGGAAACCGATTCCGACATCTCGACCGCGAGCGCAACGCAACCGTCACCTTGGCACCGGTCATAGCGGGGGAATCCCTTGATGATTACGCGTTGCATGGCAACCGGTTTGACAGTACGGGCTACGCGGTGCAGATAGACCGCAGCACGGATACGCTGGATGCCCGCTGGAACTGGTGGGGCGATTCCACCGGGCCCTATCATGCGGCGGCCAATCCACAGGGTCTTGGTGACACCATCACGGGCTTTGTCAAGTTTGCTCCGTGGTGTGAAGACACGGTGATGTGCGAAGAGCCCAGTGCAATCACGCTTCGTGCTGCGGCTCCGCCTTCCGCTTTTCGTCTGTCTGCCTATCCCAATCCCTTCAATAGCACCACGGTTCTTCAGCTTGAGGTGCCGCAGGCGGAAATCGTGCGGGTGGAACTGTTTGATCTGCTGGGCCGGCGGGTCAAAGAACTGTGGGCGGGATTAGTGGCCGATCAGAAGGAGATCACCGTGGATGGCCGCGCGCTGGCTTCGGGAGTCTATTTTGTGCGGGCAACGGATACGATCTGGAACCGGCCATTGGTCAGCGCCAAGATTGTGCTGTTGAAGTAA
- a CDS encoding right-handed parallel beta-helix repeat-containing protein, with amino-acid sequence MKHLMWAILFGIVLLAPLAWADATHVAAGPVSGEWTEKDSPYVIEGDVVVPEGQTLTIKPNVNVYFTGHYKFTVNGTLIAVAEDHSLIRLKQRKESAISIRFTADTSANPAGWGGIRFVNASSDCRMNNCVIENGHASGEGADALGGGIYCENSSPRLESCVVRHNTADGSGGGLASVNSSAEVVNCTFTENSAGKMGGGVYISGGTMDLANISITHNTGGGLACENVKSVDLANSEVSENKGQSQGGGIFVSGSTLDLANASINKNENGGVALLNGSNVSMANCSISRNRGSERGGGIFCNGSTLDIANASVSDNLSGGLFCTERSAVSLVNCSLSGNHGGKGLEHDDGTTVSSVNTSVHD; translated from the coding sequence ATGAAACATCTCATGTGGGCCATTCTCTTCGGGATTGTTCTGCTGGCGCCACTTGCATGGGCCGATGCGACTCATGTGGCGGCTGGGCCGGTGTCCGGTGAGTGGACGGAAAAAGACAGTCCGTATGTGATCGAGGGCGATGTTGTCGTGCCGGAAGGGCAGACGCTGACCATTAAGCCGAACGTGAATGTGTATTTTACCGGGCACTACAAGTTCACGGTAAACGGAACCTTGATTGCCGTCGCCGAAGACCATTCGCTGATCCGGCTGAAGCAGCGCAAGGAAAGCGCGATCAGTATCCGCTTCACGGCTGATACTTCGGCGAATCCTGCCGGTTGGGGCGGCATCCGTTTTGTCAACGCGTCCAGCGATTGCCGGATGAACAACTGTGTGATTGAAAACGGCCACGCGAGTGGCGAGGGTGCGGACGCGCTGGGCGGCGGAATCTACTGCGAAAATTCCAGTCCGCGGCTCGAGAGCTGCGTGGTGCGCCATAATACGGCTGATGGATCGGGCGGCGGTCTGGCATCGGTGAATTCCTCGGCGGAAGTGGTGAACTGCACCTTCACGGAAAATTCCGCGGGTAAGATGGGCGGTGGCGTGTACATTTCCGGCGGCACGATGGATCTGGCCAATATTTCGATTACGCACAATACGGGTGGCGGTCTGGCCTGTGAAAATGTAAAGTCCGTGGATCTGGCCAATTCGGAGGTCAGCGAAAACAAGGGGCAGTCGCAGGGCGGCGGTATCTTTGTCAGCGGCTCGACATTGGATCTGGCCAATGCGTCGATCAACAAGAATGAGAACGGCGGCGTGGCGCTGCTGAACGGCTCCAATGTGAGCATGGCAAACTGTTCCATCAGCAGGAACCGTGGCTCGGAGCGCGGCGGCGGCATCTTCTGCAACGGCTCCACACTGGATATTGCCAACGCATCGGTCAGCGACAATTTGAGCGGCGGCCTGTTCTGCACGGAGCGTTCGGCGGTGTCTCTGGTCAACTGCTCGCTGAGCGGCAATCACGGCGGCAAGGGCCTCGAACATGATGACGGCACGACGGTCAGCAGTGTGAATACCTCCGTGCACGATTAG